In Sulfitobacter sp. HNIBRBA3233, a genomic segment contains:
- a CDS encoding heparin lyase I family protein: MAFFTDENSFLKNAGKDYSYERFSDGRMRFEVRQDDFFEGVSGTDTDSGDEAQGKNRSEISSFRSMQNGREFTIEFDVFVEDGPSNTADFLVLAQLHQTEDRNASGVPTDVSGPPPLTVQMRGDRLEIVGRTDPNKNTTETSLIRLTAPGYEDEDTLYLDTDPIARDTWINMRIVVVFDHTGTSGRLEVQRDGVTIVDYTGPIGYNDDIGPYLQMGVYRGKTSGPIPETTAAQFRNIDVLADGAPPAFNGTAGDDEILANQQGFWEDETLNGNAGNDTLDGGFGNDTMNGGSGDDVYLVNEAGDVVNERSGGVDQGGTDQVRSFISYTLGRDIENLILDSRDNANINGTGNAKANVMQGNADANTLRGLDGDDTILADGGHDQVFGDNGADRLFGADGNDTLHGGASNDALFGEAGSDVLNGGDGNDTLEGGDGDDTMNGGAGNDDYVVTEAGDVVFETAGNGTDTVRTSVSYDGGANNAIEVINASSRSIAGRLDIAGDNGANEVRGTDGANRLVLRGGDDTAFAYGGNDSVSGDGGNDSLRGGDGEDTLDGGAGNDTLRGENGDDILRGGSGDDELRGGSGDDLLEGGDGADMLRGEGGIDTLRGGAGDDTLYVTSGADRAEGGSGNDTYRISAAGVQVIELAGGGQDTIRASVDIRLTADSEVEVVRALDEATTNDMDFTGSSIDNQLRGNAGDNELDGKGGADLMVGYGGNDTYHVDNIGDRIIETAGEGRDILLTDLDYTLSSTLSIELLAPETLSSTRAQVFGGNGGANLIVGNAGNNSINASGGNDTIYGGSGNDTLQGGEGIDTLIIHAASGDVGVGAGATSILLTLGTGTQFFTNTIENIQFSDTTLSFANLAARNGQTLVDRGIAGTGGDDVLIGSSLGDLIQAGGGNDYIAGGGGSDTIRGGAGEDVAVIETVNLADTIVRSATGGLLVISAQGTDFIANDIEEIEFDDDILTYAQLAARIDDGDIPPVTGTESAENVNGTDLSETINAGGGSDWITPGGGSDTIDGGSGNDMVSFATLADTPGRTPVT; encoded by the coding sequence AAGTACGTCAGGATGATTTCTTCGAAGGGGTTTCGGGAACCGATACCGACAGCGGCGACGAGGCGCAGGGCAAGAACCGCAGCGAGATATCGTCGTTCCGCAGCATGCAGAACGGGCGCGAGTTCACCATCGAGTTCGATGTCTTCGTCGAGGACGGACCCTCCAACACCGCCGACTTTCTCGTGCTGGCGCAGCTGCACCAGACCGAGGACCGCAATGCCTCGGGCGTGCCGACGGATGTCTCCGGCCCGCCCCCGCTGACGGTGCAGATGCGCGGTGACCGGCTCGAGATCGTGGGCCGCACCGATCCCAACAAGAACACCACCGAAACCTCGCTGATCCGGCTGACCGCGCCGGGCTACGAGGACGAGGATACGCTCTATCTCGATACCGATCCGATCGCGCGCGACACCTGGATCAACATGCGCATCGTCGTGGTCTTCGATCACACCGGCACATCGGGACGGCTCGAGGTGCAGCGCGACGGGGTGACGATCGTCGATTATACCGGCCCGATCGGCTATAACGACGACATCGGCCCCTACCTGCAGATGGGTGTCTATCGCGGCAAGACCAGCGGCCCCATTCCCGAGACGACAGCGGCGCAGTTCCGCAACATCGACGTGCTCGCCGACGGGGCGCCCCCGGCGTTCAACGGCACGGCGGGCGACGACGAGATCCTCGCCAACCAGCAGGGCTTCTGGGAGGACGAGACGCTCAACGGCAACGCCGGCAACGACACGCTTGATGGCGGGTTCGGCAACGACACGATGAACGGCGGCTCGGGCGACGACGTCTATCTCGTCAACGAGGCCGGCGATGTCGTCAACGAACGCAGCGGCGGTGTCGACCAGGGCGGCACCGACCAGGTCCGCAGCTTCATCAGCTATACGCTGGGCCGCGACATCGAGAACCTGATCCTCGACTCCCGCGACAATGCCAACATCAACGGTACCGGCAACGCCAAGGCAAACGTCATGCAGGGCAACGCCGATGCCAACACGCTGCGCGGGCTCGACGGTGACGACACCATTCTTGCGGATGGGGGACACGATCAGGTCTTTGGCGACAACGGTGCGGACCGGCTGTTCGGCGCGGACGGCAACGATACGCTGCACGGCGGGGCCTCCAACGATGCGCTCTTCGGCGAAGCGGGCAGTGATGTGCTGAACGGGGGTGACGGCAACGACACGCTCGAAGGCGGTGACGGCGACGATACGATGAACGGGGGCGCGGGCAACGACGATTACGTCGTGACCGAAGCCGGCGACGTGGTGTTCGAGACAGCGGGCAACGGCACCGATACGGTCCGCACCAGCGTCAGCTACGACGGTGGCGCCAACAACGCGATCGAGGTGATCAACGCAAGCAGCCGGTCGATCGCCGGGCGGCTCGATATCGCGGGTGACAATGGCGCCAACGAGGTGCGCGGCACCGATGGGGCGAACCGTCTGGTCCTGCGCGGTGGCGATGACACGGCCTTTGCCTACGGCGGCAACGACAGCGTCAGCGGCGACGGCGGCAACGACTCGCTGCGCGGCGGCGATGGCGAGGACACGCTCGACGGCGGTGCCGGCAACGATACCCTGCGCGGCGAGAACGGCGACGACATCCTGCGCGGTGGCAGCGGCGACGACGAGTTGCGCGGCGGCAGCGGCGATGACCTGCTGGAAGGGGGCGACGGCGCGGACATGCTGCGCGGCGAGGGCGGGATCGACACCCTGCGCGGCGGGGCGGGCGACGACACGCTCTACGTCACCAGCGGCGCCGACCGTGCGGAGGGGGGATCGGGCAACGATACCTACCGCATCTCGGCCGCCGGCGTGCAGGTGATCGAACTGGCCGGTGGCGGTCAGGATACCATCCGTGCCTCGGTCGATATCAGGCTGACGGCGGATTCGGAGGTCGAGGTGGTCCGGGCGCTGGACGAGGCCACGACCAACGACATGGATTTCACCGGCTCCTCGATCGACAACCAGCTGCGCGGCAACGCCGGCGACAACGAGCTTGACGGCAAGGGCGGCGCCGACCTGATGGTCGGCTACGGCGGCAACGACACCTACCATGTCGACAACATCGGCGACCGGATCATCGAGACGGCGGGCGAGGGGCGCGATATCCTGCTGACCGATCTCGACTATACGCTGTCCTCGACCCTGTCGATCGAACTGCTGGCACCCGAAACCCTGTCGAGCACCCGTGCGCAGGTCTTTGGCGGCAACGGCGGCGCCAACCTGATCGTCGGCAACGCGGGCAACAACAGCATCAACGCAAGCGGCGGCAACGATACGATCTACGGCGGGTCGGGCAACGATACGCTGCAGGGCGGGGAAGGCATCGATACGCTGATCATCCACGCGGCCAGCGGTGACGTGGGCGTGGGCGCGGGGGCCACGTCGATCCTGCTGACCCTCGGTACCGGCACCCAGTTCTTCACCAACACGATCGAGAACATCCAGTTCTCCGACACCACGCTGAGCTTTGCCAATCTCGCGGCCCGCAACGGCCAGACGCTGGTCGACCGGGGCATTGCCGGGACGGGCGGGGACGACGTTCTGATCGGCTCCAGCCTCGGCGATCTGATCCAGGCGGGCGGCGGTAACGACTATATCGCGGGCGGCGGCGGTTCGGATACGATCCGTGGTGGCGCGGGCGAGGATGTCGCCGTGATCGAAACCGTCAATCTGGCCGATACCATCGTGCGCAGCGCCACCGGCGGTCTGTTGGTGATCAGCGCGCAGGGCACGGATTTCATCGCCAACGACATCGAGGAGATCGAGTTCGACGACGATATTCTGACCTACGCCCAGCTGGCGGCGCGGATCGACGACGGGGACATCCCGCCGGTCACCGGTACGGAATCGGCGGAGAACGTGAACGGGACGGACCTGTCGGAAACGATCAACGCGGGGGGCGGGAGCGACTGGATCACGCCTGGAGGCGGGTCTGATACGATCGACGGGGGATCTGGCAACGACATGGTGAGCTTTGCGACGCTGGCGGATACGCCGGGCCGGACGCCGGTGACCTA